One genomic window of Paramormyrops kingsleyae isolate MSU_618 chromosome 22, PKINGS_0.4, whole genome shotgun sequence includes the following:
- the gaa gene encoding lysosomal alpha-glucosidase isoform X3: MTSRKNQRRAALYCLPRFALPIAVTLPVLALAACVYIRCQSQRTAPLDKRSSRQPGANVTRHTRNNAEPSMLRIVQSSVGTRDIPVTSHEAPPVPSACAVSAENRFDCARDRALGREECEQRGCCYVPVMQTLPSGPPWCFYPPSYPGYRMGSFSPIALGRTATLTRSTPSYLPRDIAMLRLDVMEETESRLHLTLKDPATPRYEVPLSYTHSARSSGSRDQLYLTEFLRNPFGFIVRRKSNGRVLLNTTVAPLLFADQYLQISTSLASPLVSGLGEHYTPLTLDLNWTSVSLWNRDMAPHSDVNLYGSHPFYLVQEGDGRAHGVFLLNSNAIEVSLQPTPALTWVSVGGVLDFYVFLGPDPQDVVRQYHKVIGYPMMPPYWSLGFHLCRWGYASTNATRAVVQRMHDGRFPLDVQWNDLDYADKQRVFTFDPERFADLPAMVNEFHQRGLKYVLILDPGISSSTPGSYPPFDDGLRRRVFIMDSTGQPLIGKVWPGPTAFPDFTNPETTRWWEDSIRDFHDRVPFDGLWIDMNEPSSFVRGSVDGCPDTDLENPPFVPGVFGGHLNSKTLCMSAQQNVSSHYNLHNLYGLTEAIATYSALVKVRRSRPFVLSRSSFPGLGRFSGHWTGDVRSDWDQLRYSIPAVLLFSLYGVPLTGADVCGFEGDTAEELCVRWTQLGAFYPFMRNHNDRPNAPQEPFVFSLPAQAAMRSAIGLRYSLLPLLYTLFHHAHISGSTVARPLFLEFPSDPNCHTIDRQFLWGNSLLVSPVLDQAVTDLAAYLPPGTWYSLHDGQPYYSKGQYLLLPAPLDTINVHVRGGHIIPQQEPALTTAASRSKPFLLTVALSAAGWAWGELFWDDGESMDTYENGEYSFIVFIAGQLLPPTHRVSWCVSPSEWTRAWANCSWESSVFSGCLLHPGRCN, translated from the exons ATGACTTCCCGGAAGAATCAAAGACGCGCTGCCCTATATTGTCTCCCACGATTTGCCCTTCCTATCGCCGTGACTCTGCCTGTGTTGGCGCTTGCCGCCTGCGTGTATATAAGGTGTCAGTCTCAGAGGACAGCGCCACTGGACAAACGATCTTCTCGGCAACCGGGTGCAAACGTCACACGCCATACACGGAACAATGCAGAACCTTCTATGCTCAGAATTGTGCAAAGCAGTGTGGGCACGCGGGATATCCCCGTGACCAGTCACGAGGCACCCCCCGTGCCCAGTGCATGTGCCGTAAGCGCGGAGAACCGCTTCGATTGTGCGCGGGACCGTGCTTTGGGCCGGGAGGAGTGCGAGCAACGGGGCTGTTGCTATGTCCCCGTGATGCAGACACTCCCCAGTGGACCCCCATGGTGTTTCTATCCCCCATCCTACCCTGGTTACAGGATGGGGTCTTTTTCCCCTATCGCCCTGGGCAGGACTGCTACTTTAACCCGTTCCACACCTTCCTACTTGCCCCGGGATATCGCTATGCTCCGTCTTGATGTCATGGAGGAGACTGAGAGCCGGCTCCATCTGACT CTGAAGGACCCTGCAACTCCACGTTATGAAGTTCCGCTGTCATACACTCACTCTGCGAGGAGCTCAGGGAGCAGGGACCAGCTGTACCTCACAGAGTTCCTCAGGAACCCTTTTGGCTTCATAGTGCGGCGCAAATCCAACGGCCGTGTACT CCTGAACACTACAGTGGCCCCACTCCTGTTTGCTGACCAGTACCTGCAGATCTCCACCTCCCTGGCGTCACCCCTGGTATCTGGCCTGGGGGAGCACTACACCCCTCTTACTCTGGACCTCAACTGGACCTCTGTCTCTTTGTGGAACAGAGACATGGCCCCCCAT AGTGATGTCAACCTGTATGGGTCCCACCCCTTCTATCTGGTGCAGGAGGGAGATGGACGGGCCCATGGTGTGTTTCTGCTGAACAGCAATGCAATAG AGGTGTCCTTGCAGCCTACCCCTGCTCTTACGTGGGTGTCAGTTGGTGGCGTCCTGGACTTCTATGTCTTTCTTGGCCCAGATCCACAGGATGTGGTCCGCCAGTACCATAAGGTCATTG GGTATCCCATGATGCCGCCCTACTGGTCACTGGGCTTCCACCTCTGTCGCTGGGGATACGCCTCCACCAATGCGACGCGAGCTGTGGTCCAGCGCATGCACGATGGCCGTTTCCCCCTG GATGTGCAGTGGAATGATCTCGATTACGCTGACAAGCAGAGGGTCTTCACCTTTGACCCCGAGCGCTTTGCAGACCTCCCTGCCATGGTGAATGAGTTCCACCAAAGGGGCCTGAAGTATGTCCTCATTCTG GACCCTGGTATCAGCAGTAGTACCCCTGGTTCTTACCCCCCCTTTGACGACGGCCTCCGGAGGCGTGTTTTCATAATGGACTCCACCGGACAGCCACTCATAGGGAAG GTATGGCCTGGTCCTACAGCTTTCCCCGATTTCACGAACCCCGAGACGACTCGCTGGTGGGAGGATAGCATCCGTGATTTCCACGACCGCGTGCCCTTCGACGGCCTCTGGATA GACATGAACGAGCCGTCCAGTTTTGTCCGTGGCTCTGTGGACGGATGTCCTGACACTGACCTTGAGAACCCTCCCTTTGTCCCTG GAGTCTTTGGTGGGCATCTGAATTCCAAAACCCTGTGCATGTCTGCCCAGCAGAATGTTTCTTCTCACTACAATCTGCACAACCTCTATGGGCTGACGGAAGCCATCGCCACCTACAG TGCCCTCGTGAAGGTTCGAAGGTCACGCCCTTTTGTTCTGTCACGCTCCTCCTTCCCGGGCCTGGGTCGCTTTTCGGGGCACTGGACGGGCGACGTGCGAAGCGACTGGGACCAGCTGCGCTACTCCATTCCTG CCGTGTTGCTGTTCAGCCTATACGGTGTGCCGCTGACGGGGGCAGATGTCTGTGGCTTCGAGGGCGACACAGCCGAAGAGCTGTGCGTCCGCTGGACTCAGCTGGGCGCCTTTTACCCCTTCATGAGGAACCACAACGACAGGCCCAATGCC ccccaggaGCCATTCGTGTTCAGCCTGCCGGCGCAGGCAGCCATGAGGTCGGCCATCGGGCTGCGGTACTCTCTGCTGCCCCTGCTGTACACTCTGTTCCACCACGCCCACATCTCCGGCAGCACCGTGGCTCGGCCTCTCTTCCTTGA GTTCCCCTCGGATCCTAACTGCCACACAATCGACAGGCAGTTCCTGTGGGGCAATTCCCTTTTGGTCAGTCCTGTTCTGGACCAGGCTGTGACCGATCTTGCCGCTTATCTCCCCCCGGGCACTTGGTATAGTCTGCATGAT GGACAGCCCTACTACAGTAAGGGTCAATACCTGCTACTGCCCGCCCCCCTGGACACCATCAACGTCCATGTGAGAGGTGGACACATCATTCCCCAGCAG GAACCAGCTCTGACAACTGCAGCCTCCCGCAGTAAACCTTTTCTCCTAACGGTGGCGCTGTCTGCTGCGGGCTGGGCTTGGGGCGAGCTTTTCTGGGACGACGGGGAGAGTATGGATACCTATGAGAACGGGGAGTACTCCTTTATCGTGTTCATCGCAGGACAG CTCCTCCCTCCCACCCACAGAGTCAGCTGGTGTGTGAGCCCCTCAGAGTGGACAAGGGCTTGGGCAAACTGCAGCTGGGAGTCATCCGTGTTTTCGGGGTGTCTGCTTCACCCAGGGAGGTGCAACTGA
- the gaa gene encoding lysosomal alpha-glucosidase isoform X4 yields MTSRKNQRRAALYCLPRFALPIAVTLPVLALAACVYIRCQSQRTAPLDKRSSRQPGANVTRHTRNNAEPSMLRIVQSSVGTRDIPVTSHEAPPVPSACAVSAENRFDCARDRALGREECEQRGCCYVPVMQTLPSGPPWCFYPPSYPGYRMGSFSPIALGRTATLTRSTPSYLPRDIAMLRLDVMEETESRLHLTLKDPATPRYEVPLSYTHSARSSGSRDQLYLTEFLRNPFGFIVRRKSNGRVLLNTTVAPLLFADQYLQISTSLASPLVSGLGEHYTPLTLDLNWTSVSLWNRDMAPHSDVNLYGSHPFYLVQEGDGRAHGVFLLNSNAIEVSLQPTPALTWVSVGGVLDFYVFLGPDPQDVVRQYHKVIGYPMMPPYWSLGFHLCRWGYASTNATRAVVQRMHDGRFPLDVQWNDLDYADKQRVFTFDPERFADLPAMVNEFHQRGLKYVLILDPGISSSTPGSYPPFDDGLRRRVFIMDSTGQPLIGKVWPGPTAFPDFTNPETTRWWEDSIRDFHDRVPFDGLWIDMNEPSSFVRGSVDGCPDTDLENPPFVPGVFGGHLNSKTLCMSAQQNVSSHYNLHNLYGLTEAIATYSALVKVRRSRPFVLSRSSFPGLGRFSGHWTGDVRSDWDQLRYSIPAVLLFSLYGVPLTGADVCGFEGDTAEELCVRWTQLGAFYPFMRNHNDRPNAGQPYYSKGQYLLLPAPLDTINVHVRGGHIIPQQEPALTTAASRSKPFLLTVALSAAGWAWGELFWDDGESMDTYENGEYSFIVFIAGQSQLVCEPLRVDKGLGKLQLGVIRVFGVSASPREVQLNGDPLHYFSYNSDTQMLTVVKLAVPMTEPFTLHWIL; encoded by the exons ATGACTTCCCGGAAGAATCAAAGACGCGCTGCCCTATATTGTCTCCCACGATTTGCCCTTCCTATCGCCGTGACTCTGCCTGTGTTGGCGCTTGCCGCCTGCGTGTATATAAGGTGTCAGTCTCAGAGGACAGCGCCACTGGACAAACGATCTTCTCGGCAACCGGGTGCAAACGTCACACGCCATACACGGAACAATGCAGAACCTTCTATGCTCAGAATTGTGCAAAGCAGTGTGGGCACGCGGGATATCCCCGTGACCAGTCACGAGGCACCCCCCGTGCCCAGTGCATGTGCCGTAAGCGCGGAGAACCGCTTCGATTGTGCGCGGGACCGTGCTTTGGGCCGGGAGGAGTGCGAGCAACGGGGCTGTTGCTATGTCCCCGTGATGCAGACACTCCCCAGTGGACCCCCATGGTGTTTCTATCCCCCATCCTACCCTGGTTACAGGATGGGGTCTTTTTCCCCTATCGCCCTGGGCAGGACTGCTACTTTAACCCGTTCCACACCTTCCTACTTGCCCCGGGATATCGCTATGCTCCGTCTTGATGTCATGGAGGAGACTGAGAGCCGGCTCCATCTGACT CTGAAGGACCCTGCAACTCCACGTTATGAAGTTCCGCTGTCATACACTCACTCTGCGAGGAGCTCAGGGAGCAGGGACCAGCTGTACCTCACAGAGTTCCTCAGGAACCCTTTTGGCTTCATAGTGCGGCGCAAATCCAACGGCCGTGTACT CCTGAACACTACAGTGGCCCCACTCCTGTTTGCTGACCAGTACCTGCAGATCTCCACCTCCCTGGCGTCACCCCTGGTATCTGGCCTGGGGGAGCACTACACCCCTCTTACTCTGGACCTCAACTGGACCTCTGTCTCTTTGTGGAACAGAGACATGGCCCCCCAT AGTGATGTCAACCTGTATGGGTCCCACCCCTTCTATCTGGTGCAGGAGGGAGATGGACGGGCCCATGGTGTGTTTCTGCTGAACAGCAATGCAATAG AGGTGTCCTTGCAGCCTACCCCTGCTCTTACGTGGGTGTCAGTTGGTGGCGTCCTGGACTTCTATGTCTTTCTTGGCCCAGATCCACAGGATGTGGTCCGCCAGTACCATAAGGTCATTG GGTATCCCATGATGCCGCCCTACTGGTCACTGGGCTTCCACCTCTGTCGCTGGGGATACGCCTCCACCAATGCGACGCGAGCTGTGGTCCAGCGCATGCACGATGGCCGTTTCCCCCTG GATGTGCAGTGGAATGATCTCGATTACGCTGACAAGCAGAGGGTCTTCACCTTTGACCCCGAGCGCTTTGCAGACCTCCCTGCCATGGTGAATGAGTTCCACCAAAGGGGCCTGAAGTATGTCCTCATTCTG GACCCTGGTATCAGCAGTAGTACCCCTGGTTCTTACCCCCCCTTTGACGACGGCCTCCGGAGGCGTGTTTTCATAATGGACTCCACCGGACAGCCACTCATAGGGAAG GTATGGCCTGGTCCTACAGCTTTCCCCGATTTCACGAACCCCGAGACGACTCGCTGGTGGGAGGATAGCATCCGTGATTTCCACGACCGCGTGCCCTTCGACGGCCTCTGGATA GACATGAACGAGCCGTCCAGTTTTGTCCGTGGCTCTGTGGACGGATGTCCTGACACTGACCTTGAGAACCCTCCCTTTGTCCCTG GAGTCTTTGGTGGGCATCTGAATTCCAAAACCCTGTGCATGTCTGCCCAGCAGAATGTTTCTTCTCACTACAATCTGCACAACCTCTATGGGCTGACGGAAGCCATCGCCACCTACAG TGCCCTCGTGAAGGTTCGAAGGTCACGCCCTTTTGTTCTGTCACGCTCCTCCTTCCCGGGCCTGGGTCGCTTTTCGGGGCACTGGACGGGCGACGTGCGAAGCGACTGGGACCAGCTGCGCTACTCCATTCCTG CCGTGTTGCTGTTCAGCCTATACGGTGTGCCGCTGACGGGGGCAGATGTCTGTGGCTTCGAGGGCGACACAGCCGAAGAGCTGTGCGTCCGCTGGACTCAGCTGGGCGCCTTTTACCCCTTCATGAGGAACCACAACGACAGGCCCAATGCC GGACAGCCCTACTACAGTAAGGGTCAATACCTGCTACTGCCCGCCCCCCTGGACACCATCAACGTCCATGTGAGAGGTGGACACATCATTCCCCAGCAG GAACCAGCTCTGACAACTGCAGCCTCCCGCAGTAAACCTTTTCTCCTAACGGTGGCGCTGTCTGCTGCGGGCTGGGCTTGGGGCGAGCTTTTCTGGGACGACGGGGAGAGTATGGATACCTATGAGAACGGGGAGTACTCCTTTATCGTGTTCATCGCAGGACAG AGTCAGCTGGTGTGTGAGCCCCTCAGAGTGGACAAGGGCTTGGGCAAACTGCAGCTGGGAGTCATCCGTGTTTTCGGGGTGTCTGCTTCACCCAGGGAGGTGCAACTGAATGGAGACCCTCTGCATTACTTCTCATACAACTCTGATACTCAG ATGCTGACTGTAGTCAAACTGGCAGTCCCCATGACTGAGCCCTTTACGCTTCACTGGATTCTCTGA
- the gaa gene encoding lysosomal alpha-glucosidase isoform X2, protein MTSRKNQRRAALYCLPRFALPIAVTLPVLALAACVYIRCQSQRTAPLDKRSSRQPGANVTRHTRNNAEPSMLRIVQSSVGTRDIPVTSHEAPPVPSACAVSAENRFDCARDRALGREECEQRGCCYVPVMQTLPSGPPWCFYPPSYPGYRMGSFSPIALGRTATLTRSTPSYLPRDIAMLRLDVMEETESRLHLTLKDPATPRYEVPLSYTHSARSSGSRDQLYLTEFLRNPFGFIVRRKSNGRVLLNTTVAPLLFADQYLQISTSLASPLVSGLGEHYTPLTLDLNWTSVSLWNRDMAPHSDVNLYGSHPFYLVQEGDGRAHEVSLQPTPALTWVSVGGVLDFYVFLGPDPQDVVRQYHKVIGYPMMPPYWSLGFHLCRWGYASTNATRAVVQRMHDGRFPLDVQWNDLDYADKQRVFTFDPERFADLPAMVNEFHQRGLKYVLILDPGISSSTPGSYPPFDDGLRRRVFIMDSTGQPLIGKVWPGPTAFPDFTNPETTRWWEDSIRDFHDRVPFDGLWIDMNEPSSFVRGSVDGCPDTDLENPPFVPGVFGGHLNSKTLCMSAQQNVSSHYNLHNLYGLTEAIATYSALVKVRRSRPFVLSRSSFPGLGRFSGHWTGDVRSDWDQLRYSIPAVLLFSLYGVPLTGADVCGFEGDTAEELCVRWTQLGAFYPFMRNHNDRPNAPQEPFVFSLPAQAAMRSAIGLRYSLLPLLYTLFHHAHISGSTVARPLFLEFPSDPNCHTIDRQFLWGNSLLVSPVLDQAVTDLAAYLPPGTWYSLHDGQPYYSKGQYLLLPAPLDTINVHVRGGHIIPQQEPALTTAASRSKPFLLTVALSAAGWAWGELFWDDGESMDTYENGEYSFIVFIAGQSQLVCEPLRVDKGLGKLQLGVIRVFGVSASPREVQLNGDPLHYFSYNSDTQMLTVVKLAVPMTEPFTLHWIL, encoded by the exons ATGACTTCCCGGAAGAATCAAAGACGCGCTGCCCTATATTGTCTCCCACGATTTGCCCTTCCTATCGCCGTGACTCTGCCTGTGTTGGCGCTTGCCGCCTGCGTGTATATAAGGTGTCAGTCTCAGAGGACAGCGCCACTGGACAAACGATCTTCTCGGCAACCGGGTGCAAACGTCACACGCCATACACGGAACAATGCAGAACCTTCTATGCTCAGAATTGTGCAAAGCAGTGTGGGCACGCGGGATATCCCCGTGACCAGTCACGAGGCACCCCCCGTGCCCAGTGCATGTGCCGTAAGCGCGGAGAACCGCTTCGATTGTGCGCGGGACCGTGCTTTGGGCCGGGAGGAGTGCGAGCAACGGGGCTGTTGCTATGTCCCCGTGATGCAGACACTCCCCAGTGGACCCCCATGGTGTTTCTATCCCCCATCCTACCCTGGTTACAGGATGGGGTCTTTTTCCCCTATCGCCCTGGGCAGGACTGCTACTTTAACCCGTTCCACACCTTCCTACTTGCCCCGGGATATCGCTATGCTCCGTCTTGATGTCATGGAGGAGACTGAGAGCCGGCTCCATCTGACT CTGAAGGACCCTGCAACTCCACGTTATGAAGTTCCGCTGTCATACACTCACTCTGCGAGGAGCTCAGGGAGCAGGGACCAGCTGTACCTCACAGAGTTCCTCAGGAACCCTTTTGGCTTCATAGTGCGGCGCAAATCCAACGGCCGTGTACT CCTGAACACTACAGTGGCCCCACTCCTGTTTGCTGACCAGTACCTGCAGATCTCCACCTCCCTGGCGTCACCCCTGGTATCTGGCCTGGGGGAGCACTACACCCCTCTTACTCTGGACCTCAACTGGACCTCTGTCTCTTTGTGGAACAGAGACATGGCCCCCCAT AGTGATGTCAACCTGTATGGGTCCCACCCCTTCTATCTGGTGCAGGAGGGAGATGGACGGGCCCATG AGGTGTCCTTGCAGCCTACCCCTGCTCTTACGTGGGTGTCAGTTGGTGGCGTCCTGGACTTCTATGTCTTTCTTGGCCCAGATCCACAGGATGTGGTCCGCCAGTACCATAAGGTCATTG GGTATCCCATGATGCCGCCCTACTGGTCACTGGGCTTCCACCTCTGTCGCTGGGGATACGCCTCCACCAATGCGACGCGAGCTGTGGTCCAGCGCATGCACGATGGCCGTTTCCCCCTG GATGTGCAGTGGAATGATCTCGATTACGCTGACAAGCAGAGGGTCTTCACCTTTGACCCCGAGCGCTTTGCAGACCTCCCTGCCATGGTGAATGAGTTCCACCAAAGGGGCCTGAAGTATGTCCTCATTCTG GACCCTGGTATCAGCAGTAGTACCCCTGGTTCTTACCCCCCCTTTGACGACGGCCTCCGGAGGCGTGTTTTCATAATGGACTCCACCGGACAGCCACTCATAGGGAAG GTATGGCCTGGTCCTACAGCTTTCCCCGATTTCACGAACCCCGAGACGACTCGCTGGTGGGAGGATAGCATCCGTGATTTCCACGACCGCGTGCCCTTCGACGGCCTCTGGATA GACATGAACGAGCCGTCCAGTTTTGTCCGTGGCTCTGTGGACGGATGTCCTGACACTGACCTTGAGAACCCTCCCTTTGTCCCTG GAGTCTTTGGTGGGCATCTGAATTCCAAAACCCTGTGCATGTCTGCCCAGCAGAATGTTTCTTCTCACTACAATCTGCACAACCTCTATGGGCTGACGGAAGCCATCGCCACCTACAG TGCCCTCGTGAAGGTTCGAAGGTCACGCCCTTTTGTTCTGTCACGCTCCTCCTTCCCGGGCCTGGGTCGCTTTTCGGGGCACTGGACGGGCGACGTGCGAAGCGACTGGGACCAGCTGCGCTACTCCATTCCTG CCGTGTTGCTGTTCAGCCTATACGGTGTGCCGCTGACGGGGGCAGATGTCTGTGGCTTCGAGGGCGACACAGCCGAAGAGCTGTGCGTCCGCTGGACTCAGCTGGGCGCCTTTTACCCCTTCATGAGGAACCACAACGACAGGCCCAATGCC ccccaggaGCCATTCGTGTTCAGCCTGCCGGCGCAGGCAGCCATGAGGTCGGCCATCGGGCTGCGGTACTCTCTGCTGCCCCTGCTGTACACTCTGTTCCACCACGCCCACATCTCCGGCAGCACCGTGGCTCGGCCTCTCTTCCTTGA GTTCCCCTCGGATCCTAACTGCCACACAATCGACAGGCAGTTCCTGTGGGGCAATTCCCTTTTGGTCAGTCCTGTTCTGGACCAGGCTGTGACCGATCTTGCCGCTTATCTCCCCCCGGGCACTTGGTATAGTCTGCATGAT GGACAGCCCTACTACAGTAAGGGTCAATACCTGCTACTGCCCGCCCCCCTGGACACCATCAACGTCCATGTGAGAGGTGGACACATCATTCCCCAGCAG GAACCAGCTCTGACAACTGCAGCCTCCCGCAGTAAACCTTTTCTCCTAACGGTGGCGCTGTCTGCTGCGGGCTGGGCTTGGGGCGAGCTTTTCTGGGACGACGGGGAGAGTATGGATACCTATGAGAACGGGGAGTACTCCTTTATCGTGTTCATCGCAGGACAG AGTCAGCTGGTGTGTGAGCCCCTCAGAGTGGACAAGGGCTTGGGCAAACTGCAGCTGGGAGTCATCCGTGTTTTCGGGGTGTCTGCTTCACCCAGGGAGGTGCAACTGAATGGAGACCCTCTGCATTACTTCTCATACAACTCTGATACTCAG ATGCTGACTGTAGTCAAACTGGCAGTCCCCATGACTGAGCCCTTTACGCTTCACTGGATTCTCTGA
- the gaa gene encoding lysosomal alpha-glucosidase isoform X5, giving the protein MTSRKNQRRAALYCLPRFALPIAVTLPVLALAACVYIRCQSQRTAPLDKRSSRQPGANVTRHTRNNAEPSMLRIVQSSVGTRDIPVTSHEAPPVPSACAVSAENRFDCARDRALGREECEQRGCCYVPVMQTLPSGPPWCFYPPSYPGYRMGSFSPIALGRTATLTRSTPSYLPRDIAMLRLDVMEETESRLHLTLKDPATPRYEVPLSYTHSARSSGSRDQLYLTEFLRNPFGFIVRRKSNGRVLLNTTVAPLLFADQYLQISTSLASPLVSGLGEHYTPLTLDLNWTSVSLWNRDMAPHSDVNLYGSHPFYLVQEGDGRAHGVFLLNSNAIEVSLQPTPALTWVSVGGVLDFYVFLGPDPQDVVRQYHKVIGYPMMPPYWSLGFHLCRWGYASTNATRAVVQRMHDGRFPLDVQWNDLDYADKQRVFTFDPERFADLPAMVNEFHQRGLKYVLILDPGISSSTPGSYPPFDDGLRRRVFIMDSTGQPLIGKVWPGPTAFPDFTNPETTRWWEDSIRDFHDRVPFDGLWIDMNEPSSFVRGSVDGCPDTDLENPPFVPGVFGGHLNSKTLCMSAQQNVSSHYNLHNLYGLTEAIATYSALVKVRRSRPFVLSRSSFPGLGRFSGHWTGDVRSDWDQLRYSIPAVLLFSLYGVPLTGADVCGFEGDTAEELCVRWTQLGAFYPFMRNHNDRPNAPQEPFVFSLPAQAAMRSAIGLRYSLLPLLYTLFHHAHISGSTVARPLFLENRPVPKPHREERLVTAQFQRASVFHR; this is encoded by the exons ATGACTTCCCGGAAGAATCAAAGACGCGCTGCCCTATATTGTCTCCCACGATTTGCCCTTCCTATCGCCGTGACTCTGCCTGTGTTGGCGCTTGCCGCCTGCGTGTATATAAGGTGTCAGTCTCAGAGGACAGCGCCACTGGACAAACGATCTTCTCGGCAACCGGGTGCAAACGTCACACGCCATACACGGAACAATGCAGAACCTTCTATGCTCAGAATTGTGCAAAGCAGTGTGGGCACGCGGGATATCCCCGTGACCAGTCACGAGGCACCCCCCGTGCCCAGTGCATGTGCCGTAAGCGCGGAGAACCGCTTCGATTGTGCGCGGGACCGTGCTTTGGGCCGGGAGGAGTGCGAGCAACGGGGCTGTTGCTATGTCCCCGTGATGCAGACACTCCCCAGTGGACCCCCATGGTGTTTCTATCCCCCATCCTACCCTGGTTACAGGATGGGGTCTTTTTCCCCTATCGCCCTGGGCAGGACTGCTACTTTAACCCGTTCCACACCTTCCTACTTGCCCCGGGATATCGCTATGCTCCGTCTTGATGTCATGGAGGAGACTGAGAGCCGGCTCCATCTGACT CTGAAGGACCCTGCAACTCCACGTTATGAAGTTCCGCTGTCATACACTCACTCTGCGAGGAGCTCAGGGAGCAGGGACCAGCTGTACCTCACAGAGTTCCTCAGGAACCCTTTTGGCTTCATAGTGCGGCGCAAATCCAACGGCCGTGTACT CCTGAACACTACAGTGGCCCCACTCCTGTTTGCTGACCAGTACCTGCAGATCTCCACCTCCCTGGCGTCACCCCTGGTATCTGGCCTGGGGGAGCACTACACCCCTCTTACTCTGGACCTCAACTGGACCTCTGTCTCTTTGTGGAACAGAGACATGGCCCCCCAT AGTGATGTCAACCTGTATGGGTCCCACCCCTTCTATCTGGTGCAGGAGGGAGATGGACGGGCCCATGGTGTGTTTCTGCTGAACAGCAATGCAATAG AGGTGTCCTTGCAGCCTACCCCTGCTCTTACGTGGGTGTCAGTTGGTGGCGTCCTGGACTTCTATGTCTTTCTTGGCCCAGATCCACAGGATGTGGTCCGCCAGTACCATAAGGTCATTG GGTATCCCATGATGCCGCCCTACTGGTCACTGGGCTTCCACCTCTGTCGCTGGGGATACGCCTCCACCAATGCGACGCGAGCTGTGGTCCAGCGCATGCACGATGGCCGTTTCCCCCTG GATGTGCAGTGGAATGATCTCGATTACGCTGACAAGCAGAGGGTCTTCACCTTTGACCCCGAGCGCTTTGCAGACCTCCCTGCCATGGTGAATGAGTTCCACCAAAGGGGCCTGAAGTATGTCCTCATTCTG GACCCTGGTATCAGCAGTAGTACCCCTGGTTCTTACCCCCCCTTTGACGACGGCCTCCGGAGGCGTGTTTTCATAATGGACTCCACCGGACAGCCACTCATAGGGAAG GTATGGCCTGGTCCTACAGCTTTCCCCGATTTCACGAACCCCGAGACGACTCGCTGGTGGGAGGATAGCATCCGTGATTTCCACGACCGCGTGCCCTTCGACGGCCTCTGGATA GACATGAACGAGCCGTCCAGTTTTGTCCGTGGCTCTGTGGACGGATGTCCTGACACTGACCTTGAGAACCCTCCCTTTGTCCCTG GAGTCTTTGGTGGGCATCTGAATTCCAAAACCCTGTGCATGTCTGCCCAGCAGAATGTTTCTTCTCACTACAATCTGCACAACCTCTATGGGCTGACGGAAGCCATCGCCACCTACAG TGCCCTCGTGAAGGTTCGAAGGTCACGCCCTTTTGTTCTGTCACGCTCCTCCTTCCCGGGCCTGGGTCGCTTTTCGGGGCACTGGACGGGCGACGTGCGAAGCGACTGGGACCAGCTGCGCTACTCCATTCCTG CCGTGTTGCTGTTCAGCCTATACGGTGTGCCGCTGACGGGGGCAGATGTCTGTGGCTTCGAGGGCGACACAGCCGAAGAGCTGTGCGTCCGCTGGACTCAGCTGGGCGCCTTTTACCCCTTCATGAGGAACCACAACGACAGGCCCAATGCC ccccaggaGCCATTCGTGTTCAGCCTGCCGGCGCAGGCAGCCATGAGGTCGGCCATCGGGCTGCGGTACTCTCTGCTGCCCCTGCTGTACACTCTGTTCCACCACGCCCACATCTCCGGCAGCACCGTGGCTCGGCCTCTCTTCCTTGA GAACCGACCCGTCCCCAAGCCGCACcgcgaagagagactagttacagcgcAGTTCCAGCGTGCTTCGGTTTTCCACCGCTGA